In Ovis canadensis isolate MfBH-ARS-UI-01 breed Bighorn chromosome 3, ARS-UI_OviCan_v2, whole genome shotgun sequence, one DNA window encodes the following:
- the ASCL4 gene encoding achaete-scute homolog 4 yields the protein MMEKRPQAGLLTLPYHLRQVPLGVPRSLPGLPLRDSFRVSESLDPAGWERALGGGGGAPRRPYLPLRLDGAFEPAFLRKRNERERQRVRCVNEGYARLRDHLPRELADKRLSKVETLRAAIGYIKQLQEVLERHARAQEGAAGASSSRRAECNSDGESKASSAPSPSSEPEDGAS from the coding sequence ATGATGGAGAAACGTCCACAGGCCGGACTGCTGACCCTGCCGTATCACCTGCGCCAGGTGCCTCTGGGCGTGCCGAGGTCCCTGCCCGGCCTCCCTCTGCGGGACTCCTTCAGAGTCTCCGAGAGTCTGGACCCCGCGGGTTGGGAGCGGGcgctcggcggcggcggcggcgccccgAGGCGGCCCTACCTGCCCCTACGGCTGGACGGCGCCTTCGAGCCCGCCTTCCTCCGCAAGCGCAACGAGCGCGAGCGGCAGCGGGTGCGCTGCGTGAACGAGGGATACGCGCGCCTCCGAGACCACCTGCCCCGAGAGCTGGCGGACAAGCGCCTCAGCAAAGTGGAGACTCTCCGCGCCGCCATCGGCTACATCAAGCAGCTCCAGGAGGTGCTGGAGCGCCACGCACGGGCACAGGAGGGTGCGGCCGGTGCCAGCTCCTCGCGCAGGGCCGAATGCAACAGCGACGGCGAGTCCAAGGCCTCATCGGCGCCTTCGCCCAGCAGCGAGCCCGAGGACGGGGCCAGCTAG